CTCATTATCCGGTGGAACGATGGTTGCCGTATTGGTGCTGCCGTCCCAATCCACCTTGAAGCCTAGTGTTTCCGCGAGCAGGCGAATCGGTATATAGGTGGTGCCGTTATAGTTCAAGCTGGAGGGCAGCGTCGTAGTTCCATCGCTGTAGCCATCCTGGGAAGAATACGTCTTATCCCCGACTTTCCAATGAAACGGAGCCGCTACAGTTTCAAATGAAACGAGTCCGGTTGCTGCCGAGGCCGTCGTGATTAACGCGGCGCTTGCCGCCGCAACTAAAATGATCGTAATCCGCTTTTTCATATTCGTCCTCCCGGCTGACTGGTAAGGGGAAAACGCCCCTTTTCAACAAATCATTCGCAATGGGCCGGGAGGATGAATGGGTATCTGTCTACTCCAAATGATGGCAAAGGCGTTATTCCGCTTTTTCCAGCACGGAAATAAGGAAACTCGCTTCCTTTTCGCTGTCCGTTTCCCCCCAAGCCATCACCCCGTTCAAATACACCAAGCGAAAAAGCTCTTTCCGTCCCCGGACCCTGTAGGTTCCGGGCGTAAATTGCTCGGGGTTCAGCGTGTACGCCTTTGCCGTATCATACCTGCTTTGCAGTATTTCCCTCTGGCTCGGAAATTCGGCTTTCTCTATTTCGCCCAAGATGGACTCCATTTCCGCTTCCAGCTCAGTACGGGTCATTTCGCTGAATCTTTTTTTCATTCCTGCACCTCTCAACCAAATCAACAAAAATTGCGAATCGGCTTTTATTTCTTTCGGCTTATTGCCAGATTACCCCATAATCATATAAGATTAATGAAGAAACTTACTTAGATAAAGGTGCTGTCCTCATGAATACTGAAAACAAACGCAGTTTTTTCCGACTATCTTTCGTTCACCCGCTTTGTGCGGAACTCAAAATCATCGGGCTGCCGGATGACGCCGAAGTCAAAACCGCGAAAATCGCCATTCACGATATTAGTGCAGGCGGCATGCGATTCGTATCCGACATCAACTTCAGCGAAGAGCTGAACGTGCTGTTTGAAGTCAAATTTACCGCTTTGGGCAAACCATACAAAATCCTTGGGCAGCTCCTGCGGGTGAAAGAAGTCAAACCCCAGATTTACGAGTATTCGACCAAATTCTCCTTAAATGAACCGGAGGAATCCGCGCTGGTCAGCATGCTGAACGCCTTGTCGATCAAGCTTCGCAAAGTGAACGTGCTGTCCAGCTGCAGCTTCTGCACGGATGAAGAACTTGCCCAATTCAAGCTGCTCTAAGCTTGTATGCCGCTTCCCGCAAGGCCGGCGGCAACAAACTGCTTGTCCCTGCCGAGCGGCCATAGCCAGGTGGTGAAATGAGTTTGTTCCGGATTCATCCGGTCGAACGCACCCTTCATACCGGCTATGGCCGCTTCCATTCCATATTGGCCAAAGGCCGTAAATATGCGGCGAACCCGCTCTTTTTCCGTTCTCTCCATATACA
The window above is part of the Paenibacillus hamazuiensis genome. Proteins encoded here:
- a CDS encoding DUF1811 family protein, whose product is MKKRFSEMTRTELEAEMESILGEIEKAEFPSQREILQSRYDTAKAYTLNPEQFTPGTYRVRGRKELFRLVYLNGVMAWGETDSEKEASFLISVLEKAE
- a CDS encoding PilZ domain-containing protein: MNTENKRSFFRLSFVHPLCAELKIIGLPDDAEVKTAKIAIHDISAGGMRFVSDINFSEELNVLFEVKFTALGKPYKILGQLLRVKEVKPQIYEYSTKFSLNEPEESALVSMLNALSIKLRKVNVLSSCSFCTDEELAQFKLL